The proteins below are encoded in one region of Casimicrobium huifangae:
- the guaD gene encoding guanine deaminase: MTFTAIRSALLHCLRDPGLAGDASAIEYLPDAITVMRDGRVHAVGAADALLPTLGADVRMDDQRGRMLAPGFVDTHVHYPQVDVIASYGTQLLDWLNRYTFPAELAFAERAHADVAANFFLDRVLENGTTTAAVFCTVHPQSVDAFFTASEARGLGMIAGKCLMDRHAPEGLTDTADTGYRDSKALIERWHGHARSRYAITPRFAPTSTLPQMQAMGRLAREHPDVYIQSHVAENRAEIAWVNELFPGHRSYLDVYDHYGLLRDRAIYAHCIHLDDADRARMTAAGATPSFCPTSNLFIGSGLYNLQQALAAGNAVSVGTDIGGGTSYSMLRTLGEAYKVQQLLGTSLSPAYALYLATLGGARALSLDDEIGSIMPGKFADFALLDPAATPLLARRTTLRDDPLDTFFALMTLGDDRAIAATYASGRCVHRRAMP; encoded by the coding sequence ATGACGTTTACTGCCATTCGCTCCGCGCTGCTGCACTGCCTGCGCGACCCCGGCCTTGCTGGCGACGCCAGTGCCATCGAATACCTGCCTGACGCCATTACCGTGATGCGCGATGGCCGTGTGCATGCCGTGGGGGCGGCCGATGCGCTGCTGCCCACGCTCGGCGCCGATGTGCGCATGGACGACCAGCGCGGGCGCATGCTGGCGCCCGGTTTTGTGGACACCCACGTGCACTACCCGCAGGTGGACGTGATCGCCAGCTACGGCACGCAACTGCTTGACTGGCTGAACCGCTACACCTTTCCGGCCGAGCTGGCGTTTGCCGAGCGTGCGCATGCTGATGTGGCGGCCAACTTTTTTCTCGACCGCGTGCTGGAGAACGGCACCACCACGGCCGCCGTGTTCTGTACGGTGCACCCGCAATCGGTGGACGCATTCTTCACCGCCAGCGAAGCGCGCGGCTTGGGCATGATCGCCGGCAAATGCCTGATGGACCGGCACGCGCCGGAGGGCCTGACCGACACCGCCGACACCGGCTATCGCGACAGCAAGGCGCTGATCGAGCGCTGGCACGGCCACGCCCGCTCGCGCTATGCCATCACGCCGCGCTTTGCGCCCACATCCACGTTGCCGCAGATGCAGGCGATGGGGCGGCTTGCGCGCGAGCACCCGGATGTCTACATCCAGTCGCACGTCGCCGAAAACCGCGCCGAGATCGCGTGGGTGAACGAGCTGTTCCCCGGCCATCGCAGCTATCTGGATGTGTACGACCATTACGGCCTGCTGCGCGACCGCGCTATCTACGCGCACTGCATCCACCTCGACGATGCCGACCGCGCGCGGATGACCGCAGCCGGGGCCACACCATCGTTCTGCCCAACGTCGAACCTGTTCATCGGCAGCGGCCTCTACAACCTGCAGCAGGCGCTCGCGGCGGGCAATGCGGTGAGCGTGGGCACCGATATAGGCGGCGGCACCAGTTACTCAATGCTGCGCACGCTGGGCGAGGCGTACAAGGTGCAGCAACTGCTCGGCACTTCGCTATCGCCCGCCTATGCGCTCTACCTGGCCACACTCGGCGGCGCCCGCGCGCTCTCGCTCGACGATGAGATCGGCAGCATCATGCCGGGCAAGTTCGCCGACTTCGCGCTGCTTGACCCTGCCGCCACGCCGTTGCTCGCACGCCGCACCACGCTGCGCGACGATCCGCTCGATACCTTCTTTGCATTGATGACGCTGGGTGATGATCGCGCCATCGCCGCCACCTACGCCAGCGGGCGCTGCGTGCATCGGCGCGCGATGCCGTGA